Part of the Acomys russatus chromosome 19, mAcoRus1.1, whole genome shotgun sequence genome, CCACACGTAGTGAATCCCACTTCCTCTAGTCTTCAGCCGATATACACTGTAGCCCCTTCCTTAAGACTACCTACCACACACCCCAACAAACAACtaagaaaaacagcatttaaatAGTTAGAAGGAATGGCGGATTCTTAGGCGAGGGTCCAGTGACCGGCCCCACGGCCTCCTCAGAAGGACTGTCGCGAGTCCCCAGGTTCACTCCTGGCAGACCCTTAGAGCTGACATCACGAAGCTCGAGGCAGTATGGCTCAGGAGGTAGCACCTTGCAACAgaagctccccccacccccactaaacCCATGCCCAGAGAGGCAGTTGATTATGTGGATAGATGCTCGGCTGCCGTGGTGCTTTGTGGGTAACACAAAACTCCCAGAGAGCCGGGGAGGGACCCCCGCATGGAGTCCTGAAGGGATAAACAGCTCATAAAATGGCTTTATACATGGCTGTATTCTCTTCTTGTGACCTTTGGCCCCAACACAGCTGGGTGTGTAGCTCGCCTCTCTAACTAGAAACCCCACAGCACAGCACTGTCTGGATAAATTATGAACAGAAGTGCCCTTTCCCTCCATCAGGCCGCTGTGCCCCGGCAAGGCCATCTTCTTGATGCTCCGAGGCTTGACATCCTTTTATCTCCGCCTGAGAAGAAGCCAAAGTCAACAACAATGCCATTGCCGTTGGCCTCTAAGGAAACACACTCATCAGGGAGCCAGGGCTATGGACACAATCaggagctcagagagagagagtttatctGATGCGTGACCACAGCCACAGTATCCTGGATCTATACTCAGAAAACCCAGTGCGAAGACGGAGCTacaaaatgactgtgagattgGGGGAACAGATGAATCCTGAGCTGAGGGGAGCCCCAGCAGTGGTGTTAACAGCCACCGAGCCTGCCCTTCCTGACCATGGCAAAGAAGCCATGTAGGGAGCCTTAAACAGAGAGGGTCTGGAGGCTTCTAGAACGCCTCAAACACCCACTCCTCTTCCCTGAACAGAAGAGCCCTCTGTGGTTGGTGGTTAATATCATCCACTTAGGGTCTAAAATCACCTAAGAAACACTCCTCTagccatgtctgtgagggagttCATTGGGCTAAGACTGGGGTTAACTGAGGTGTGGAAAACCTACGCTGGCTATTAGCAGTGCCATCCGTGGGCTGGAGTCTTCGAtcgaataaaaaggagaaagcaagctgagccccagcacctacctctctctgtttcctgactgtggatgccctgtgaccagccacctcacgctcctgctgccatgccctccccaccatgatgggctgtattccctagaactgtgagccacagtaaACTCTCCTCCCTTAAGCTGCGTCTGTCAGGCACTTAGTCActgcaatgagaaaagtaactaataggtCCCTGTGTGTTATAAACTGAACCAGCCCACCTATTTGAACTGGTTTACTCAAGGGTTAgacttggtttctgttttcacttGGCCTTAAGCCTTGTCCTTGCACATGGCTGTGTTTCTATTACCATAGACCTGGCTATCACTGCCTTGATGTGTTCTAGCTGCCATGGCTACTAAGCCAAGTTAATCTCTACTCCAAGATGATGTCATCTTAAACCTGGGGGAAAGAGACCATTCTATGACACCAGGCTTGGAAACCAGCATCTTCTCAGGGGTAAAGACCACTCATGGCAATTCTGGTTATTTGTTATCATCTCAGTGACAGAATGCCTACAAGAAGCAACTGAAGGGAGGGGGGATATATTTATTTGTCTCACGGTGGAGAGGAAGGCATGGCGTTACATTTGGGTCCACGGCAATGGGTGATCCTGGCTTGTTCACATTCTGGTGGGTTTTGAAGCAAAATTAGAATATGGCTTTCAAAGTCCATCTCTAGTACCTTCTATCTACCAGCTATAACATATATCCCGAATATTCTAAAAGCTACCCCCCAAAACAGCACTGCCCTAtgaagaccaagtgttcaaatgtttCTATTCAGATCATAAATCGCCCAAGTGCCATTTCTCCCAGAGACCCAAAGAACCCAAGAATCTAGTTCAGCAGAGAGTGAGAAATATCTGCATCATGTAGAGGAGAGGGGAaccaaatatgaaaaataagagcTAAAAGGAGTTGGAATTGCTGGATCTGAACCGGAAGGGATCGAGAAAGGCCATATAGATGACCCCACCAAGATGTTGGTGAAAGCCACCCATCCCCACTGATTGAgggatcagattggcctgtgggcatgtctgtgggggttgtcttgattgttagtTGATGTAGGAGGGATAAGcccactgtgggggggggggagggcggggagtaccattccctaggcaggtggtccagaactgtataagaaagctaagcATGAGCTTGTGAGGCTCCACAGGTCTtgccttcagattcctgccttggcttccttcagtgatgaactgtgacctggatgAACTAAGAGCAAATGTTTCCTCGgcgcttggtcatggtgttttccaCAGCAAAAGAACGAAACTGTAGCAGTCTCCAAAGCAGAGGTGGGGCGCTTAGGAAATGATTAGCTCACGAGGACTCTCACCTTTTTAGCGGGAGTAGGTCATTAGGGGGTGCGCTTTTGAAATGTGTACTTTTCTAGCTCCCTCTGATTCCAGGACACCATGGGGTGACAGCTTCAACTCCCCTGAATGATCCCTACCCTGATGCTCTCTGGCTTCCTACAGTCTAAGCGCAATGGAGCCAATCCATCACAAAATGAACCCTCCGATACCATGGGCCAAAACCTCTCATCCTTTAcgttggtcttcttatgggacCAGCCGGTAAGATGTCTCTGAGGCCTTGAGTTTAGTCCCcagaaatctcattttaaaaactgggtgtggtagcatgcaCTGGCACTCCCAGAGCCTgcaaagcagagacaagaggatctctggggctcCTTGCCCAGCTAGCCTAGTCTTCTTGATGAGTTCTAGGCCGGTGAGAGGCCACGTCTGAAAGAACTAGGTGAACAGCACCTAAGGAATGACCCAATGGCACCCAAGGTTGATctcttgcctacacacacacacacacacacacacacacacacacacacacacgtacatatgatGCGCCTGGATGGCCATCTTCCCAGTCACCTTCGCCCCCTAATTGCTGCATCCAGGAGAAACGGAAAGTGGGAGCGAAAGCCAGCGCAAAAGGAAGGTTTCATAACCTGACAGCCAAAACGCCAAGCAAGAGACAGACACTCGCCTGGAGTAATAACGTCCAGAAATGATGCCAGCAGGGAGCCATGAATCTTCTCTGTGGATCACTGAAATCTGTGGGCAGGAGATGAACGCTAGCACTGCGAGGTGCCTGATTTGTTGTTTAATACAGTTGGAGATGAGcttaggaaacagaaagaagcGGAAAGTTCCAGCCAGTGTAGAGGGCCCCTGACTCTTCTGCCTCGTAGGCTCCAGGTTCTGAGCAGcagtaaaatgaataaagacaGTTAATAGCGATGAGGGGTGGAATACTACAGGCAAGTAAATAAGTCCAACctgagaagggagaaaaacagaTAGAGTAGAAGAGTAAGAGAACAGgagctggagggatagctcacttggtaaatgcttgccttgcaaccACAAGGATCTGAATTCAAATCCCAGAACCTACGGAAAAAAGTCAGGTATGCCGGTGTGTGTACTGATAATCCCAGGATTGATGGGGTGGAGACAGGGGAATCCCTGAAGCTCACAGACTCGCCATGCTagctggtgagttccaggtcagtgagagactgtctcaaaaaccaaggtaagggggctggagagaaggctcaactGGTAACAACTGAGTTccttccccaggacccacatggtggaagaggagaactgaTTGCTTCAAactgtcttttgacctccacatgtatgctggGAGATGCATGgctacatctcacacacacacacacacacacacacacacactaaaaagaaaatgacGAGCCAAAGGAAGTCACCGAAGTGCTTTCTCTTCCGGTCTCTTTGGCCTCGGCGGTAGAAGCAAGATGACGAAAGGGACGTCATCCTTTGGGAAGCGTCGCAATAAGACGCACACGCTGTGCCGCCGCTGTGGCTCCAAGGCCTACCACCTTCAGAAGTCGACCTGTGGCAAATGTGGCTACCCTGCCAAGCGCAAGAGAAAGTATAACTGGAGTGCCAAGGCTAAGAGGCGGAACACAACCGGGACCGGGCGGATGAGACACCTAAAAATTGTCTACCAGAGATTCAGACATGGATTCCGTGAAGGAACAACACCTAAACCCAAGAGGGCAGCTGTTGCAGCATCCAGTTCATCTTGAAGATTTCAAGCAACCATAAAATAAAtcctctggtttaaaaaaaaaaaaaaaaaagaaaagaaaatgacaagggGGCGACACATGCCcccatgcatgcgcacacatgtgcacctgcacacatacatatacacacacacacaaaaaaaactgaGACAACAGGGTCCGGTTGGGAGGCCTGGATGGGTATTGTGTTTCCAGCTTGAAACCAAAGCAACTGTAATGATCTACGTGGGACCCTCTCAAGATCAGGCCTGATGTGAACAAACTTCCACTCGCCCCAGGGAGGGCGCTGGTGCCAGATTAGAAGAACAATTCCTTCCAAGTCTATCTTGGCCAGACTGGTGGGTTCATTAGGGTAACTTACGGGAGAGTGAGGGGTGACCCACAGACAGCGGCGATGTTAGCATGGGTAATGAGTTCTCTACACTGCATAGACAGGGTCCTCACTTCAGTTAACTTCCTACCACCTGTAGACCCCATATGCATATGTAGATCATATGTAGATCAGCTGCAGCTGGGGCAGAATTACCTGcagctgatgtgggagggctgGAAGGAGAGTTGGCTGGGCTCTCAGGTGAAAGTCTAatggctccccacccccaacacctttgtgtggtttttttggggttttttttggttttgtttgtttgtttgtttgtccactTGACCCAGGCTAGAGTCATTtaaaaagagggaacctcagctgagaaaatgacccccttggcctgtgggcaagcccgTGCCTGCATTTGCTTGCTTGATGATTGCTTTGCGAAGGTCCAGTTCACTGTCGGTGGTGTCGTGCCTGGGCAGGAGGCCCTGAGTTGTGTAAGacaacaggctgagcaaggcctggggagcaagccagtaagcagccctcctcTGAGGCTTCTGCCTTAGTTCCggacctccaggttcctgccctgagttcctgcatTGACCTCACATCCTGATGAACTACTACAATGGGgcaccaaaataaaccctttcctctccaagtccgCTTTTGgatatggtgttttatcacagcaatagaaatgcaaCTGAAACAGCCTTCTACAAGGGAGTGTCAATAGGCCTGAACTTGTgaaggttctgtgtgtgtgtgtgtgtgtgtgtgtgtgtgtgtgtgtgcgcgcgcgcgcgcgctctgaTGTCAAGATCAGCTCAAAGGACAGTTTCTGTAACACCCAGAGAACCTTCACGCACATGTGCCAACACCTAAAGGTTAGAGTAGGGAGACTTACAaagtctgttttttttgttttgttttgtttttttagcctGTGCCCCATATTGGTTCTGTATTGTTTCAGCACAGGGGGACAGGTTGAAATAAAGGCCTTGGTCTTTCGCCCCATATCACTATCAGGCACCCCAAACACTACTAGGGTTTGTTATGTAAGGGTGAGTGGATCCCTGGTGGAGATCCCCCTGACAAGAGATTCTAAAACCTAGAGCTCACGGTGTAGACTTGGAGTTTTCGCCGCTGGTTCCAACGTTTACGCTCCAAGGAACAAACTCTTGGCGTAGGGAGCACAGTGCGCTTTGAGAGCAGAAGGAGTGGGAAGCCTGTGAGCTGGGAAGGCGCCCTGAAGGAGGTGATGTTGATTCTTGACTCCTGAAGATCAAGAAGTTAATAAGAAGTACATTCCTAGTCCACTTGCCATGTCCACTACCAGGGCAGGCTCCCCTGGAACTCAAGACAAGGACACGACTGCGGAGACGCACACTTTCTTCCATTAGAAACAGCCTGTGGTCTCTGAGCCCCCACAGCCCTCAGGCTCTCTCACCTGTGTTCCTATCGCGTTCCTCGGAGCTGCCTCCAATGGGACCCCAGTCTTTACTACTGGAGCCGCCGCGAAGATGGGTTAagccacacagccacagacaGGAGATCTTCCGAACCAAGCTGGCTCAGTCCACCCAGCTCACCGAAAGTGTGCGGGGACCCCTGACTATGGTGCGGTGCCCGCTCCAACTGCGGAGCCAGGGAAGCGTGCAGCAAGCTCTCTGGAGCGTGGCCAAGCCCCTAGCTGACCTACCAGGCAGAtggaggtggagctcagggatCCTGGCAAATCTCCAGGGTCACATTAACTCCCAACAAGCCACAGAAGCAAGCGGCTGAGGGCAGCAGCCATTAGTCCAAGGCCAGGTCCTTCCCCAGACTTCTGGGGTCCTTGTTACAGTCACTCTGGTTCTTATAGGGTCCGGTCCTGGTTAAATTGGATGTGTTTAACATCCCCTGGAGCCTGATTCTCCATGCACAAGCAACACACCTTAGGTAGATTGGAGTCCTCAGCTGAGAACTTCAGGACTGGACTTTCTAATTGTTTCAAACTCttcttctaattttaaaatttacattacaaaaattttttttcttttacaatttattttttaagttattcgtttccttttttgtttttatttgtttgttttgttttgttttctgaggcaaagtttctctgttttaaccctgggctgtcctggaactcactctgtagaccaggcaggcctccaactcccaagagatccacctgcctctgcctcctgagtggtaggattaaaggcgtgtgccactatcgctcagtttgctttattttattttattttttaagtgaggGTTGAGCCCATGATAAGAGttctacaaaaataaacaattaatacGTTTTTAAAACTCATCATTAACTCCATGTGTGTCTAATGAGCAGCTGTTTTGTCTATTTCATGTAATTGCTCCGCCTGTGATAATGAAGACCCCTCTTCACCTACAGTTTCCAAAAATTATGTgactaaaatgtataaaattacaaaaaaaaaaaaaaaaaaaaagatttctaccactgagccacacccctcagGCCCTCACTAGAGGATTCTAAGCAGCGCCTTGAACTGACCACAGGTTCCATGCTTGTAcatgcccaggacccacaggctGGATCTGAAAAGTAAAGCCACATGCCTTACTTTTTCAACTAGAATGTGGGTCCCTGGACCCCCAAACATTGAAGCTTTCCCCTAGAACCAAGCCTGTTGCGTGTATACTGGTTGTGGGCCAGTTTACGGACAGCTCTTCTCTTAACAGACCGATCCATAGAAATAGCTAGTGAGGAGACTGCGCATGCGCTTGATCTGACTTTGCTGTTGCCTGCTGCAGAGAAGGAAGGTCCCCTGCCTGTTCCCATCTGCCAAGCCAgagctcatgctggcctcaagcaAATCTCATATGCCTACGCTAATGTGAGTCAGCGCCCGTTCCCTAAGGCCCGGTGCCGACTACTTCCTACCGTCATCAGCCTGAGCCATCAAAGGTCCCAGAGAACTCATGTGactgtgaaatgtcccccacaggctcatgtgtttgaaccctTAGTcaccagctggtggcgctgtttagGGAGTTGGTAGAATTTTAGGAGGTGGAGTCTAGAGAGTGTGGGTCACTGGAGGAGGGCCCcccacttcctgactgtggatgcagcgTGGCAAGCTGTTTTATGCTCCAGTTCTGCCTTCTgtaccatgatggactgtgcgctcctcaaactgtgagccaccgtaagccctttcttcccttgAGTTTCTTCTTACCAGGAATTTCGATGAAGCAACAAGTAACTACTCTATATTCCAAAGATTAATAACAGGGTTTTGATATGAATTTAGAATGAACACATgacaaaaaaaatgcattttttaagTTTAAGGTTGCATCTatttatctggtgtgtgtgtgtgtatgtgtgtgtgtgtgtgtgtgtacatgctgtggtgtgcatgtgaaggATTGTAGGACATCTTGTGGGAAggggttctctcctaccatgtggatcctgggatcaaactcaggtcaggcTTAATGGGGaattcctttacccactgagtcagctCACTGGCCCATATTTAATTTGTtaatgaaagaaatagaaggcTGGGTACATAGATTTCAAGGGTTATAATTGTCAAGtgcggtggcacatacctttaatcccaacactcagaaggcagaggcaggtaaatttctgaattcaaggtcagcttatTCTACATAagttttccaggacagccaaggtcataTAGTAAGattctgtcacaaaacaaaattttaagttacatcccccaagcatggtggcacatgactgtaactTCAAttcttagaaggctgaggcagtggGACAGTGACAAATTTCAAGACAGCAAGGCTACATACCGAGACAATATCCACCCCCAAAATTATACCTAAAGCTGAGTCAAACAGCATTTCCGGGCTGGAAAGTGGTTGAGAGAGCTTACTGCTCTTTCATAGGATTCACGTTTGATTCCCATTGTGTGCCCTtatcaagcagctcacagcctcctgtaactccagctatagCCACAGGGGACCCAACATCCTTCATAGGCACCTGAACAAATGtgccccccccacaccacacaaccacacacacacacaactgcacacacacacatatacacacataacaacccacacatggccacacacacacacacatatacacacacaaccacacacatacacacaactgcacacacacatatacacacataacaacCCACatatggccacacacacacacatatacacacaaccacacacacacacacataaccacacacataaccacacacatatcatatacacacacaaccacacacacacacacaactacacacacacacacaactacacacacacacacacacacacagggcatggtggtacagacctacaatcccagcactgcaagGCTGAGACAAGAAGGATGACAAGTTgaaagacagcctgagctacatagggtGGCccagttgaaaaagaaaagaaaagaaaagaaccttgGCCACAGAGACTGCCCAAGTCAATCAAGCGTATGTTGTGCatgcatgaagacttgagtttcaTGCCCAGAATTTGTATAAAAGCAGGGCATGCCAGTGcccatctgtaatgccagttttcagtgagaggccctgtctcaaaaatgaagcaACTGAGGAAAACACTGGGTGTCAACcctttgctacacacacacacacacacacacacacacacaatcatatagAACACACTGCAAACATATCCAAAAAAGCAATTGAAGGATGTAGTTTTAggtttctggggaaaaaaaagaagaagaagaagaagaagaagaagaagaagaagaagaagaagaagaagaagaagaagaagaagaagaagaaaagaagaaagttgaGTTAGATACAGAACGGCTTAGAGACCCTTGTAAGACAGTTTAAGGCCATACCAATTGGAGTTACAGTTTCTGCCAGCCGAAAGTCCATTCTGTCCCCACCAAGGAAAAAAACATTATCAAGCTAACAACATGTGACCCCCATAACGCCTGAGATTTGAATCAATGAGGAATAGTGAGTTAAAGACAGgtatatttattcctttattagtATCCTCGGGAAGGGGTGGGGCTTGTTAAACCACACCCCTTGTGGTTTAACCCCTTGTGACATTGGAGAATgccctttctttgccttttttttgtttttgtttttgtttttttgttttttttgttttgttttttttttttgtttttcgagacagggtttctctatgtagccttggctgtcctggacttactttgtagaccaggctggcctcaaatttatagagatccgcctgcctctgcctcccgagcgctgagattaaaggtgtgtgccaccacgcccggctcattgcCTCATTCTTACAGCTTAGATTTCGTGACTAAAGCTCcaagatcccttggagctggaattacggACACTTGTGAACcactgggtcctgggaactggacTTGGGAGAAAGTTTGGTTTTGCAAAAGCAGCTAGTATTCCTATCCATTGGGCCAACTGTCCAGCCTCtataaagaacttttaaaagttcAGTAAGAAAATACCTCATTACATTGagtaaaaaatatgaatatacattATACTAAAAATGCACATACACCTTCAGAGACCAAAGGGAGTCAAACTGATGTTGCTGGACACCAcagttttctccttctcattGTATTTCCCCAAATTCCCACTCCtactctctttttggttttgagacagagccccATGGTGCCCAGTGTGACCTTCAGCTTACAGAGAGctggagatgaccttgaactcctgagcctccacCTCCAGGGTTATGGAAggataggcatgcaccaccacacctgccctgtACACTGCCCTTTTATCCTTTTAACTGTTTCTTATGGAAAGATAAAGATTTTATTTGGATGACTGTCAatgaaatggaataaaaacatGCCCACATTTATATAGACAATTAAATTTCGacgaagggggaaaaaaaatcaatggaaggAAGCAAGGCTGGGATTTTTAGTAAATAACACATTATCTTAATTACCATAGCTTTGTAGTAAGTctgcaaagaaataattttccaacctcagtttttcatttccagtatggatgtcttttatttctttttattatcttattacaCGGACTAGAACTTCTGATAATATATTGAacaagagagctggagagatggctcagcatttatgagggcttgctgctcttgcagaggacctagtccTGTTTTCAGCATCTGTCAGATGGCTCAAACCACCAGCAACTCTCAG contains:
- the LOC127202674 gene encoding 60S ribosomal protein L37 codes for the protein MTKGTSSFGKRRNKTHTLCRRCGSKAYHLQKSTCGKCGYPAKRKRKYNWSAKAKRRNTTGTGRMRHLKIVYQRFRHGFREGTTPKPKRAAVAASSSS